A genomic segment from Klebsiella africana encodes:
- the aqpZ gene encoding aquaporin Z — protein sequence MFRKLAAECFGTFWLVFGGCGSAVLAAAFPELGIGFAGVALAFGLTVLTMAFAVGHISGGHFNPAVTLGLWAGGRFPAKEVIGYIIAQVVGGIIAAAVLYVVASGKAGFDAAASGFASNGYGEHSPGGFSMLSAIVIEIVLTCGFLLVIHGATDKHAPAGFAPIAIGLALTLIHLISIPVTNTSVNPARSTAVAIFQGGWALQQLWLFWVMPIIGGILGGVLYRTLLEKRD from the coding sequence ATGTTCAGAAAATTAGCAGCCGAATGTTTCGGTACCTTCTGGCTTGTATTTGGTGGCTGCGGTAGCGCCGTGCTGGCCGCAGCATTCCCCGAGCTGGGTATCGGTTTTGCCGGCGTGGCGCTGGCCTTTGGTTTAACGGTACTTACTATGGCGTTCGCTGTAGGCCATATTTCCGGGGGCCATTTCAACCCGGCGGTAACGTTAGGCCTGTGGGCCGGCGGTCGTTTCCCGGCAAAAGAGGTGATTGGCTATATTATTGCCCAGGTCGTCGGCGGGATTATTGCCGCCGCGGTCCTGTATGTGGTGGCCAGTGGTAAAGCAGGCTTTGATGCCGCCGCCAGCGGCTTTGCTTCCAACGGCTATGGCGAACACTCTCCGGGTGGCTTCTCTATGCTGTCGGCTATCGTTATTGAAATCGTCCTGACCTGCGGCTTCCTGCTGGTTATCCATGGCGCGACCGATAAACACGCGCCGGCGGGCTTTGCGCCGATCGCTATCGGCCTGGCGCTGACCCTCATCCACTTAATCAGCATTCCAGTCACCAATACCTCCGTCAACCCGGCGCGCAGCACTGCGGTGGCCATTTTCCAGGGTGGCTGGGCGTTGCAGCAGCTATGGCTGTTCTGGGTCATGCCTATCATTGGCGGGATCCTCGGCGGCGTACTGTATCGCACTCTGTTGGAAAAACGCGATTAA
- a CDS encoding lysine exporter LysO family protein, translating into MFSGLFIILLPLVVGYLLPLRHPSALKLINRMLSWIVYVILFFMGISLAFLDNLASNLLAILHYAAVSVVIILLCNIAALLWLERKMPWRSQHRQEKLPSRLAMALESLQLCGVVVLGFMLGLTGLPFLQHATEASEYTLIFLLFLVGIQLRNNGMSLRQIVLNRRGMIVAVVVTASSLLGGILNAFILGLPLKTGLAMASGFGWYSLSGILLTESFGPVIGSAAFFNDLCRELLAIMLIPGLIRRSRSTALGLCGATSMDFTLPVLQRSGGVEIVPAAIVHGFLLSLLVPILIAFFTA; encoded by the coding sequence ATGTTCTCGGGACTGTTCATCATTCTGTTGCCGCTGGTCGTCGGCTATTTACTGCCTCTTCGTCACCCCTCCGCGCTAAAACTAATTAACCGGATGCTCAGCTGGATTGTCTATGTCATCCTCTTTTTTATGGGCATCAGCCTGGCGTTTCTCGACAATCTGGCCAGCAATCTGTTAGCGATACTGCATTACGCCGCGGTCAGCGTGGTCATCATTTTACTGTGTAATATCGCCGCCCTGCTGTGGCTGGAAAGAAAAATGCCCTGGCGTAGTCAGCATCGTCAGGAGAAATTACCCTCGCGCCTGGCCATGGCCCTGGAATCACTCCAGCTATGCGGTGTGGTCGTGCTCGGTTTTATGCTTGGCCTGACCGGCCTGCCTTTTTTACAGCACGCGACCGAAGCCAGCGAATATACGCTGATTTTTCTCCTGTTCCTCGTCGGTATCCAATTACGCAATAATGGAATGAGTCTGCGACAAATAGTCCTTAACCGGCGGGGAATGATTGTTGCGGTGGTGGTCACGGCCAGTTCATTACTCGGCGGTATCCTCAATGCCTTCATTCTGGGTTTGCCGTTGAAAACCGGTCTGGCAATGGCCAGCGGTTTCGGCTGGTATTCGCTCTCCGGTATTTTACTCACCGAATCCTTTGGCCCAGTCATCGGCAGCGCGGCGTTCTTTAACGATCTCTGTCGCGAGCTGTTGGCCATCATGCTAATTCCGGGCCTTATTCGGCGCAGCCGCTCCACGGCGCTGGGGCTGTGTGGCGCCACCTCGATGGACTTCACCTTACCGGTACTCCAGCGTTCCGGCGGGGTCGAGATCGTCCCTGCCGCCATCGTACATGGTTTTTTGCTTAGCCTGCTGGTCCCGATTCTGATCGCCTTTTTTACCGCCTGA
- the hcp gene encoding hydroxylamine reductase has translation MFCVQCEQTIRTPAGNGCSYAQGMCGKTAETSDLQDLLIASLQGLSAWALKAREYGIIDHQVDSFAPRAFFSTLTNVNFDSPRIVGYARQAIALREAVKAQCLTIDASAAVDSPVADLQLVSDDLGDLQRQAADYTPNKDKAAIGENILGLRLLCLYGLKGAAAYMEHAHVLGQYDNAIYAQYHKIMAWLGTWPTDMNALLECSMEIGQMNFKVMSILDAGETTKYGHPTPTQVNVKATEGKCILISGHDLKDLYNLLEQTEGTGVNVYTHGEMLPAHGYPELRKFKHLVGNYGSGWQNQQVEFARFPGPIVMTSNCIIDPTVGAYDDRIWTRSIVGWPGVNHLEGEDFSPVITQAQQMAGFPYSEIPHLITVGFGRQTLLGAADTLIDLVSREKLRHIFLVGGCDGARGERNYFTDFATSVPDDCLILTLACGKYRFNKLDFGDIEGLPRLVDAGQCNDAYSAIILAVTLAEKLGCGVNDLPLSLVLSWFEQKAIVILLTLLSLGVKNIVTGPTAPGFFTPDLLAILNEKFGLRSVTTVEQDMQQLLSA, from the coding sequence ATGTTTTGTGTGCAATGTGAACAAACCATTCGTACTCCAGCCGGCAACGGCTGCTCTTACGCGCAGGGGATGTGCGGTAAAACAGCGGAAACCTCCGATCTGCAGGATCTCCTGATTGCATCACTGCAAGGCCTGTCCGCCTGGGCACTCAAAGCGCGTGAATATGGCATTATCGATCATCAGGTGGACAGCTTTGCCCCCCGCGCCTTCTTCTCCACTCTGACCAACGTTAACTTCGATTCCCCACGCATCGTCGGCTACGCTCGCCAGGCGATTGCTCTGCGTGAGGCGGTGAAAGCGCAATGCCTGACGATCGATGCCAGCGCCGCCGTCGACAGCCCGGTGGCCGACCTGCAGCTGGTCAGCGACGATCTGGGCGACCTGCAGCGTCAGGCGGCGGACTATACCCCGAATAAAGACAAAGCCGCCATCGGCGAGAATATCCTTGGCCTGCGTCTGCTGTGCCTGTACGGCCTGAAAGGCGCAGCGGCCTATATGGAGCACGCCCACGTACTCGGCCAGTACGACAACGCTATTTATGCCCAGTACCATAAAATCATGGCATGGCTGGGAACCTGGCCTACGGATATGAATGCGCTGCTCGAATGTTCGATGGAAATCGGCCAGATGAACTTCAAAGTAATGAGCATCCTCGACGCCGGTGAAACCACCAAATACGGCCACCCGACGCCGACTCAGGTCAACGTTAAAGCCACCGAAGGGAAGTGCATCCTGATCTCCGGTCACGATCTGAAGGATCTGTATAACCTGCTGGAGCAGACGGAAGGCACTGGCGTCAACGTCTATACCCACGGCGAAATGCTGCCGGCTCACGGCTATCCGGAGCTGCGTAAATTCAAACATCTGGTCGGCAACTACGGTAGCGGCTGGCAGAATCAGCAGGTGGAGTTCGCTCGCTTCCCGGGTCCCATCGTGATGACCTCGAACTGCATCATCGACCCCACCGTCGGCGCCTACGACGACCGCATCTGGACCCGCAGCATCGTCGGCTGGCCGGGCGTGAATCATCTGGAAGGTGAAGACTTCTCCCCGGTTATCACCCAGGCGCAGCAGATGGCGGGCTTCCCATACAGCGAAATCCCGCATCTGATCACCGTCGGCTTTGGCCGTCAGACCCTGCTCGGCGCGGCGGATACGCTGATCGATCTGGTCAGCCGTGAAAAACTGCGCCATATCTTCCTCGTCGGCGGCTGCGACGGCGCCCGCGGGGAGCGTAACTACTTCACCGATTTCGCCACCAGCGTGCCGGATGACTGCCTGATCCTGACCCTGGCCTGTGGTAAATATCGCTTCAACAAGCTGGACTTCGGCGATATCGAAGGGCTGCCGCGCCTGGTCGACGCCGGCCAGTGTAATGACGCTTACTCGGCGATTATTCTGGCAGTGACGCTGGCGGAAAAACTGGGCTGTGGCGTTAACGATCTGCCGCTGTCGCTGGTGCTTTCCTGGTTCGAACAGAAAGCGATCGTCATCCTGCTGACGTTGCTGTCGCTGGGGGTAAAAAACATCGTCACCGGCCCGACCGCGCCTGGCTTCTTCACCCCGGATCTGCTGGCTATCCTCAATGAGAAGTTTGGTCTGCGTTCCGTCACCACCGTTGAACAAGATATGCAGCAGCTGCTAAGCGCATAA
- the hcr gene encoding NADH oxidoreductase — MTMPTSQCPWRMQVHHIHQETPDVWTLSLLCHDYYPYRAGQYALVSVRNSAETLRAYTLSSTPGVSEYITLTVRRIDEGAGSQWLTREVKRGDYLWLSDAMGEFTCDDKAEDKFLLLAAGCGVTPIMSMRRWLATYRPQADVQVIYNVRSPEDVIFAEEWRKYPVTLVAEHHAAHGFVAGRLTRELLQSVPDLTSRTVMTCGPAPYMEMVEQEVTALGVTRFFKEKFFTPVAEAATDGLKFTKLQPAKTFYAPVGTTLLEALESNKVPVTVACRAGVCGCCKTKVVSGKYNVTSTMTLTDAEIADGYVLACSCHPQSDLVLA; from the coding sequence ATGACCATGCCAACCTCCCAGTGCCCGTGGCGGATGCAGGTTCACCACATTCACCAGGAAACCCCGGACGTGTGGACCCTTTCGCTGCTGTGCCACGATTACTATCCGTACCGTGCTGGCCAGTACGCTCTGGTCAGCGTGCGTAACTCGGCGGAAACGCTGCGCGCTTATACCCTCTCTTCGACGCCGGGGGTCAGCGAATACATTACGCTGACCGTTCGTCGCATTGACGAGGGCGCGGGTTCGCAGTGGTTGACCCGCGAGGTCAAACGCGGCGATTACCTTTGGCTGTCCGACGCGATGGGCGAGTTTACCTGCGACGATAAAGCGGAAGATAAATTCCTGCTGCTGGCCGCCGGCTGCGGGGTGACGCCAATCATGTCAATGCGCCGCTGGCTGGCGACGTACCGCCCGCAGGCGGACGTGCAGGTGATCTATAACGTTCGTTCGCCGGAGGATGTCATTTTCGCTGAAGAGTGGCGCAAATATCCGGTCACCCTGGTAGCGGAGCACCATGCCGCCCATGGCTTTGTTGCCGGACGCCTCACCCGCGAGCTGTTGCAAAGCGTGCCGGATTTAACCAGCCGCACCGTGATGACCTGCGGCCCGGCACCTTATATGGAAATGGTCGAACAGGAAGTTACAGCGCTTGGCGTGACGCGTTTCTTTAAAGAGAAGTTCTTTACCCCGGTGGCGGAAGCCGCTACTGACGGATTGAAATTCACCAAACTGCAGCCGGCGAAAACGTTCTACGCGCCGGTTGGCACCACGTTGCTGGAAGCGCTGGAGAGCAATAAGGTGCCGGTGACCGTCGCCTGCCGCGCCGGCGTCTGCGGCTGCTGCAAAACCAAAGTGGTTTCCGGGAAATACAACGTCACCAGCACCATGACGTTGACCGACGCCGAAATCGCCGACGGCTATGTGCTGGCCTGCTCCTGTCACCCGCAAAGCGATCTGGTTCTTGCCTGA
- a CDS encoding DoxX family protein gives MVKGLLNAVNGRLSHDDAGKLLLRLAVGGLMLFHGLHKLIDGVDAISGMLVAKGLPGFIAYGVLVGEVVAPCLLMLGALTRPAALVLAFTMVVAWLMVGLDKTFALDAVGAWAIENLVYFFVGALAIALLGAGRYSLAGQSVWR, from the coding sequence ATGGTTAAAGGATTGTTAAACGCAGTGAATGGCAGGCTGTCGCATGATGATGCCGGTAAACTCTTGTTACGACTTGCCGTCGGCGGCTTAATGCTGTTCCACGGTCTGCACAAGCTAATCGACGGTGTGGACGCCATCAGTGGGATGCTGGTCGCGAAAGGGCTACCGGGGTTTATTGCCTACGGCGTGCTGGTGGGGGAAGTGGTCGCCCCCTGTTTGTTAATGCTCGGCGCCCTGACCCGTCCGGCGGCGCTCGTGCTGGCCTTCACCATGGTAGTGGCCTGGCTGATGGTTGGGCTGGACAAGACGTTTGCGCTTGATGCGGTGGGCGCATGGGCGATCGAAAATCTGGTCTATTTCTTTGTTGGCGCGCTGGCGATTGCGTTGCTCGGCGCCGGGCGTTATTCGCTGGCCGGTCAGTCGGTTTGGCGGTAA
- the poxB gene encoding ubiquinone-dependent pyruvate dehydrogenase, which yields MKQTVAAYIAKTLEQAGVKRIWGVTGDSLNGLSDSLNRMGTIDWMPTRHEEVAAFAAGAEAQLTGELAVCAGSCGPGNLHLINGLFDCHRNHVPVLAIAAHIPSSEIGSGYFQETHPQELFRECSHYCELVSTPEQIPQVLAVAMRKAVINRGVSVVVLPGDVALKAAPESASSHWYHAPLPTVTPAEEELRKLAQLIRYSSNIALMCGSGCAGAHQELVEFAAKIKAPIVHALRGKEHVEYDNPYDVGMTGLIGFSSGFHTMMNADTLILLGTQFPYRAFYPTDAKIIQIDINPGSIGAHSKVDMALVGDIKSTLKALLPLLEEKTDRHFLDKALEHYRDARKGLDDLAKPSDKAIHPQYLAQQISHFADEDAIFTCDVGTPTVWAARYLKMNGKRRLLGSFNHGSMANAMPQAIGAQATAPERQVVAMCGDGGFSMLMGDFLSLAQMKLPVKIVIFNNSVLGFVAMEMKAGGYLTDGTELHDTNFARIAEACGIKGIRVEKASEVDEALQTAFRTEGPVLVDVVVAKEELAIPPQIKLEQAKGFSLYMLRAIISGRGDEVIELAKTNWLR from the coding sequence ATGAAACAGACCGTGGCGGCATACATTGCCAAAACGCTGGAACAAGCCGGCGTGAAACGTATCTGGGGCGTTACCGGAGATTCCCTCAATGGATTGAGCGATAGCCTGAACCGCATGGGCACCATCGACTGGATGCCCACCCGGCACGAAGAGGTCGCCGCTTTCGCCGCTGGCGCGGAAGCGCAGCTGACCGGCGAGCTGGCGGTCTGCGCCGGCTCCTGCGGACCGGGCAACTTGCACCTGATTAACGGTCTGTTTGACTGTCATCGCAACCATGTCCCGGTGCTGGCCATCGCCGCCCACATCCCATCCAGCGAAATCGGCAGCGGCTATTTTCAGGAAACCCATCCTCAGGAGCTGTTCCGCGAGTGCAGCCATTACTGCGAACTGGTCTCCACGCCGGAGCAGATCCCGCAGGTACTGGCGGTAGCGATGCGCAAAGCGGTGATTAACCGCGGCGTGTCAGTGGTGGTGCTGCCCGGCGACGTGGCGCTGAAAGCAGCCCCGGAGAGCGCCAGCAGCCACTGGTATCATGCGCCGCTGCCGACGGTCACCCCGGCGGAAGAAGAGTTGCGCAAGCTGGCGCAGCTTATTCGCTACTCCAGCAATATCGCGCTCATGTGCGGCAGCGGTTGCGCCGGTGCCCACCAGGAGCTGGTGGAGTTCGCGGCGAAAATTAAAGCCCCTATCGTCCACGCCCTGCGCGGCAAAGAGCACGTGGAGTATGATAACCCGTACGATGTCGGCATGACCGGGCTGATTGGCTTCTCCTCTGGCTTCCACACCATGATGAACGCCGATACCCTGATCCTGCTGGGTACCCAATTCCCCTATCGCGCCTTCTACCCAACCGACGCCAAAATTATTCAGATCGACATTAACCCCGGCAGCATTGGCGCACACAGTAAGGTCGATATGGCGCTGGTGGGCGATATTAAATCGACGCTAAAAGCGCTGCTGCCGCTGCTGGAAGAGAAAACCGATCGCCACTTCCTCGATAAGGCGCTGGAGCACTATCGCGACGCGCGAAAAGGGCTCGACGATCTGGCGAAACCCAGCGATAAGGCAATCCACCCGCAATATCTGGCGCAGCAGATCAGCCATTTTGCCGATGAAGATGCCATTTTCACTTGCGATGTCGGCACTCCCACCGTCTGGGCGGCACGCTATCTCAAGATGAACGGCAAACGCCGCCTGCTGGGCTCGTTCAACCACGGCTCAATGGCCAATGCCATGCCGCAGGCCATCGGCGCCCAGGCCACCGCCCCGGAGCGGCAGGTGGTGGCCATGTGCGGCGACGGCGGCTTCAGCATGCTGATGGGCGATTTTCTGTCGCTGGCGCAGATGAAGCTGCCGGTGAAAATTGTCATCTTTAACAACAGCGTGCTGGGCTTCGTGGCGATGGAGATGAAGGCCGGGGGCTATCTCACCGACGGTACAGAGCTGCACGACACTAACTTCGCCCGCATCGCCGAAGCCTGTGGTATCAAAGGTATTCGCGTTGAAAAAGCCTCCGAGGTGGACGAAGCGCTGCAGACCGCCTTCCGCACCGAGGGTCCGGTACTGGTCGACGTCGTTGTCGCCAAAGAGGAGCTGGCGATCCCGCCGCAGATCAAGCTGGAACAGGCCAAAGGGTTTAGCCTGTATATGCTGCGGGCGATCATCAGCGGGCGCGGCGATGAAGTCATCGAACTGGCGAAAACCAACTGGCTCAGGTAA
- the ltaE gene encoding low-specificity L-threonine aldolase, translated as MIDLRSDTVTRPGRAMLEAMMAAPVGDDVYGDDPTVNELQRYAADLAGKEAALFLPTGTQANLVGLLSHCQRGEEYIVGQGAHNYLYEAGGAAVLGSIQPQPIDAAADGSLPLDKVAAKIKPDDIHFAPTRLLSLENTHNGKVLPRDYLQEAWAFTRQRDLALHVDGARIFNAVVAYGCELRDIAQYCDSFTICLSKGLGAPVGSLLLGSEAYIRRAVRWRKMVGGGMRQAGILAAAGLYALKNNVQRLQEDHDNAAWMAHQLRAIGADVTRHDTNMLFVRVGDEQARAFGEFMQTRGVLINASPVVRLVTHLDVNRQQLSEVVAHWQAFLQR; from the coding sequence GTGATCGATTTACGCAGTGATACCGTTACCCGTCCCGGGCGCGCCATGCTGGAGGCCATGATGGCCGCCCCGGTTGGGGACGATGTGTATGGCGACGACCCTACCGTCAATGAACTGCAGCGCTATGCCGCCGACCTGGCCGGCAAAGAAGCGGCGCTATTTCTGCCCACCGGCACCCAGGCCAACCTCGTTGGCCTGCTCAGCCACTGCCAGCGCGGCGAAGAGTATATCGTCGGCCAGGGGGCGCATAACTATCTGTACGAAGCCGGCGGCGCGGCGGTACTCGGCAGTATTCAGCCACAGCCGATTGACGCCGCAGCCGATGGTTCGCTGCCGCTGGATAAAGTGGCGGCGAAAATCAAACCCGACGATATCCATTTTGCCCCCACCCGCCTGCTGAGCCTGGAAAACACCCATAACGGTAAGGTGCTGCCGCGCGACTATCTGCAGGAAGCCTGGGCTTTTACCCGCCAGCGCGACCTGGCGCTGCACGTCGACGGCGCGCGCATCTTTAACGCCGTGGTGGCCTACGGCTGCGAACTGCGTGATATTGCCCAATACTGCGACTCCTTCACCATCTGCCTGTCAAAGGGGCTTGGCGCTCCGGTAGGATCGCTGCTGCTCGGCAGCGAGGCGTACATTCGCCGCGCCGTTCGCTGGCGGAAAATGGTCGGCGGCGGGATGCGCCAGGCGGGCATCCTGGCCGCCGCCGGGCTGTACGCGCTGAAAAATAACGTGCAGCGCCTGCAGGAGGATCATGATAACGCCGCGTGGATGGCGCATCAGCTGCGCGCCATCGGCGCAGACGTCACCCGTCACGATACCAACATGCTGTTTGTGCGCGTCGGTGATGAGCAGGCCCGGGCGTTCGGCGAGTTTATGCAGACTCGCGGCGTGCTGATCAACGCCTCGCCTGTTGTCCGTCTGGTCACGCATCTGGATGTTAACCGTCAGCAGTTGAGCGAGGTGGTCGCCCACTGGCAGGCTTTTTTACAACGCTAA
- a CDS encoding SDR family oxidoreductase, with amino-acid sequence MSQSVLVLGASGYIGQHLVRALSARGYPVLAAARHIDRLQKLALPGVVCRSVDLNQPQTLPALLSGIDTAYYLVHGMGEGGDFIAHERRVATYVRDALRQSSVRQVIFLSSLQAPAQEQSDHLRARQITGDLLRESGVPVTELRAGIIVGAGSAAFEVMRDMVYNLPVLTPPRWVRSRTTPVALENLLVDLVELLNHPSDTHRVFEAAGPEVLSYQQQFIRFMAVSGKHRPLIPIPLPTRWISVWFLNVITSVPPTIAKALIQGLKHDLIADDRALRALIPQTLIPFDQAVRRTLKEEEQLVNSSDWGYDAQAFARWRPEYGYFPKQAGCTVTTQASRKALWQVVNQIGGKEGYFFGNLLWKTRGAMDLLVGHRLAKGRPPRDYLQTGDTVDSWKVIIVEEEKQLTLLFGMKAPGLGRLSFTINDKDNGRELDVRAWWHPHGMPGLIYWLLMIPAHLFIFRGMAQRITRLAEQITGRDQG; translated from the coding sequence GTGTCGCAATCTGTTCTGGTGCTCGGCGCCAGCGGCTATATTGGCCAGCATTTAGTGCGCGCATTAAGCGCGCGGGGCTATCCGGTGCTGGCGGCGGCACGCCATATCGACCGACTGCAAAAACTCGCTTTGCCCGGCGTCGTCTGCCGGTCAGTCGATCTTAATCAGCCGCAGACTCTGCCTGCGCTGCTCAGCGGTATCGATACCGCCTACTATCTGGTGCACGGCATGGGCGAAGGCGGCGATTTTATCGCCCATGAGCGGCGGGTGGCGACGTATGTGCGCGATGCCCTGCGTCAGTCATCAGTGCGCCAGGTGATATTTCTCAGTTCGCTGCAGGCCCCGGCGCAGGAGCAGTCCGACCATCTGCGCGCTCGTCAGATTACCGGCGATCTCCTGCGCGAGTCGGGCGTGCCGGTAACCGAGCTGCGGGCCGGGATTATCGTCGGCGCCGGCTCCGCCGCCTTCGAGGTGATGCGCGACATGGTTTATAACCTGCCGGTGCTGACCCCTCCGCGCTGGGTTCGTTCGCGTACCACCCCTGTCGCACTGGAAAACCTGCTCGTTGACCTCGTTGAGCTGCTGAATCACCCGTCCGACACGCACCGCGTCTTCGAAGCCGCCGGTCCGGAGGTATTAAGCTATCAGCAGCAGTTCATTCGCTTTATGGCCGTCAGCGGCAAACATCGCCCTCTCATTCCCATTCCCCTGCCGACGCGCTGGATCTCGGTCTGGTTCCTCAATGTCATCACCTCGGTGCCGCCGACCATCGCTAAAGCGTTAATTCAGGGGCTGAAGCACGATCTGATCGCCGACGACCGGGCTTTGCGGGCGCTGATCCCGCAAACGCTGATCCCCTTCGATCAGGCGGTTCGTCGCACGCTGAAAGAAGAAGAGCAGTTGGTGAACTCCAGCGACTGGGGCTACGACGCCCAGGCTTTCGCCCGCTGGCGACCGGAGTACGGTTACTTTCCGAAACAGGCGGGTTGCACCGTCACCACCCAGGCAAGCCGCAAAGCGCTATGGCAGGTCGTAAACCAAATCGGCGGTAAAGAGGGATATTTTTTCGGCAATCTGTTGTGGAAAACCCGCGGGGCGATGGACCTGCTGGTTGGCCACCGTCTGGCCAAAGGGCGGCCGCCGCGCGACTATCTGCAGACCGGCGATACGGTCGACAGCTGGAAGGTGATTATTGTAGAGGAGGAAAAACAGCTCACCCTCTTATTCGGCATGAAAGCGCCGGGGCTGGGCCGGTTAAGCTTTACCATTAACGATAAAGACAACGGTCGTGAACTGGATGTGCGCGCCTGGTGGCACCCGCACGGTATGCCGGGCCTGATCTACTGGCTGCTGATGATCCCGGCGCACCTGTTTATTTTCCGCGGTATGGCGCAGCGCATTACCCGGCTGGCCGAACAAATCACAGGCAGAGACCAAGGATAA
- a CDS encoding NAD-dependent epimerase/dehydratase family protein: protein MKVLVTGATSGLGRNAVEYLRNKGISVRATGRNEAMGKLLSKMGAEFIPADLTELVSSQAKVMLAGIDTLWHCSSFTSPWGTQQAFDLANVRATRRLGEWSVAWGVRNFIHISSPSLYFDYHHHRDIQEDFRPHRFANEFARSKAASEEVINLLAQANPHTRFTILRPQSLFGPHDKVFIPRLAQMMQHYGSVLLPRGGSALVDMTYYENAVHAMWLASQPACDHLPSARAWNISNGEPRTLRSIVQKLIDELGIKCRIRSVPYPMLDIIARSMERFGDKTAKEPAFTHYGVSKLNFDFTLDITRAQDELGYQPVVTLDDGIVRTAAWLRDHGKLHR from the coding sequence ATGAAGGTACTGGTTACCGGTGCGACCAGCGGATTAGGCCGCAACGCAGTGGAATATCTGCGCAATAAGGGCATCAGCGTGCGAGCAACCGGGCGCAACGAAGCGATGGGTAAGCTTCTGAGCAAGATGGGGGCAGAATTCATCCCGGCCGATTTAACCGAGCTGGTCTCTTCGCAGGCTAAAGTGATGCTCGCCGGTATCGACACCCTGTGGCACTGCTCGAGCTTTACCTCACCCTGGGGCACTCAGCAGGCGTTCGATCTCGCTAACGTCCGCGCCACCCGCCGCCTCGGCGAATGGTCGGTGGCATGGGGTGTACGGAATTTCATCCATATCTCCTCGCCATCGCTCTATTTTGATTATCACCATCATCGTGATATCCAGGAAGATTTTCGCCCGCACCGCTTCGCCAACGAGTTCGCCCGCAGCAAGGCGGCGAGCGAAGAGGTCATCAATCTGCTGGCGCAGGCCAACCCGCATACTCGTTTTACCATTTTGCGTCCGCAAAGCCTGTTCGGGCCGCACGACAAAGTGTTTATTCCCCGACTGGCGCAAATGATGCAGCACTATGGCAGCGTCCTGTTACCGCGAGGCGGCAGCGCGCTGGTCGACATGACCTATTATGAAAATGCGGTACATGCGATGTGGCTGGCAAGCCAGCCGGCCTGCGACCATCTCCCCTCCGCCCGCGCGTGGAATATCAGCAACGGCGAACCGAGAACGCTGCGCAGTATCGTACAGAAACTGATCGACGAGCTGGGCATCAAGTGCCGGATCCGCTCTGTTCCCTACCCGATGCTGGATATCATCGCCCGCAGCATGGAGCGTTTTGGCGATAAAACCGCCAAAGAGCCCGCATTCACCCACTACGGCGTCTCCAAGCTTAACTTTGATTTTACGCTTGATATCACCCGCGCGCAGGACGAGCTGGGTTATCAGCCGGTGGTGACGCTGGACGACGGTATTGTGCGCACCGCCGCCTGGCTGCGTGACCACGGTAAACTTCACCGCTAA
- a CDS encoding N-acetylmuramoyl-L-alanine amidase, translating into MKRIAQIALLALLLTGCAGEKGIIDRDGYQLDTRHPAQAAYPRIKVLVIHYTADNFDVSLATLTDKEVSSHYLIPEQPPRYQHKPRIWQLVPEEDLAWHAGVSYWRGSTRINDTSIGIELENRGWQKTAGVKSFTPFHPEQIAALIPLARDIIARYHIAPQNVVAHADIAPQRKDDPGPLFSWQQLAQQGIGAWPDEQRVAFYLNGRQPNDPVDPEVVLDLLSRYGYQVTPEMTPAQKKRVIIAFQMHFRPQRWDGVADAQTEAIAEALLEKYGQG; encoded by the coding sequence ATGAAACGGATTGCGCAGATCGCCCTGCTGGCGCTGCTGCTAACCGGCTGTGCCGGGGAAAAGGGAATTATCGATCGCGATGGATACCAGCTGGACACTCGTCATCCGGCGCAGGCTGCGTATCCGCGAATAAAGGTATTAGTGATCCATTATACGGCTGACAACTTTGATGTCTCGCTGGCCACGTTGACCGATAAAGAGGTCAGCTCCCACTATTTAATTCCCGAACAGCCCCCGCGTTATCAGCATAAACCGCGGATCTGGCAACTGGTGCCGGAAGAGGATTTAGCCTGGCACGCCGGGGTAAGCTACTGGCGCGGCAGTACGCGCATCAATGATACCTCCATTGGCATTGAGCTGGAGAACCGCGGCTGGCAGAAGACGGCGGGCGTCAAAAGCTTTACCCCCTTTCATCCGGAACAGATAGCGGCCCTGATCCCGCTGGCGCGCGATATTATCGCCCGCTACCATATTGCGCCGCAGAATGTGGTCGCCCATGCGGACATCGCGCCGCAGCGCAAAGACGATCCGGGGCCATTATTCTCCTGGCAACAGCTGGCGCAGCAGGGGATCGGCGCCTGGCCTGACGAGCAGCGGGTGGCCTTTTATCTGAACGGCCGACAGCCCAACGATCCCGTTGACCCCGAGGTGGTGCTGGATTTGCTGTCGCGCTACGGCTATCAGGTGACGCCGGAGATGACCCCCGCGCAGAAGAAGCGGGTGATTATCGCCTTCCAGATGCACTTCCGTCCGCAGCGCTGGGATGGCGTAGCGGATGCGCAAACCGAGGCGATAGCCGAGGCGTTGTTAGAAAAATATGGTCAGGGTTAG